Proteins found in one Mucilaginibacter gracilis genomic segment:
- a CDS encoding PRC-barrel domain-containing protein yields the protein MKRDINSLIGYKIAATDGDLGTVKDFYFDDKTWTIRYLVVETGGWLSSRKVLISPQSVLTDYGTTGKFSVSLTTEQIKNSPDIDTDLPVSRQQEEILHMHHSWENYWESTFFGGGNTADAIPAVEVENANDDELPKATYDVSLQSAKNVSGYHIHAIGGEIGHLNNYILDDQTWTITDLVIDTANMIGGKKVLVPVSNVDALQWSNYEVYLNITPEAVENSAVYIPVE from the coding sequence ATGAAACGTGATATTAACAGCCTGATAGGCTATAAAATAGCCGCCACCGATGGTGACCTGGGCACTGTGAAAGATTTTTATTTTGATGATAAAACCTGGACCATACGCTACCTGGTAGTTGAAACAGGGGGCTGGTTATCAAGCCGTAAGGTGCTTATATCGCCGCAATCGGTATTAACAGATTATGGCACCACGGGTAAATTTAGCGTTAGCTTAACTACCGAACAGATAAAAAATAGCCCCGATATTGATACCGACCTGCCCGTATCGCGCCAGCAGGAAGAAATTTTACATATGCACCACTCCTGGGAAAACTATTGGGAAAGTACCTTTTTTGGCGGAGGCAATACTGCCGACGCTATCCCGGCTGTTGAAGTAGAAAACGCGAATGACGACGAATTGCCAAAAGCTACTTACGATGTAAGCCTGCAAAGTGCCAAAAATGTTAGCGGCTACCACATACACGCCATAGGCGGCGAAATAGGCCACCTTAACAATTATATTTTAGACGACCAAACCTGGACGATAACCGATTTGGTGATAGATACTGCCAACATGATAGGCGGCAAAAAAGTACTGGTGCCAGTAAGTAATGTAGATGCTTTGCAATGGTCGAACTACGAGGTGTATTTAAACATCACTCCCGAGGCGGTTGAGAATAGCGCGGTTTATATCCCGGTAGAATAA
- a CDS encoding glycine--tRNA ligase: protein MSKNTDELFKNVISHAKEYGFVFQSSEIYDGLSAVYDYGQNGAELKNNIKTYWWKAMVQMHENIVGIDSAIFMHPKIWKASGHVDGFNDPMIDNKDSKKRYRADQLIEEKIAKYDGENKTDLAEKLQHDMDEALKADDLPRLREIIIEHDIKCPISGTMNWTEVRQFNLMFSTQFGAMAEGSEEVYLRPETAQGIFVNFLNVQKSGRMKIPFGIAQIGKAFRNEVIARQFIIRMREFEQMEMQFFIRPGTQQEWYEYWKIARLKWHVALGTDPAKYQYHDHAKLAHYATAAVDIEYEFPFGFKEVEGIHSRGNFDLSQHQEFSGKKMQYFDPEVDPETGKPYGNYIPYVIETSIGLDRMFLLTMMNAYEEEDLSTEERQDSRTVLRLPPVLAPVKAAIFPLTKKDGLPEKAREIMDKLKLEYNVQYEEKDAIGKRYRRQDAIGTPICITVDHQSLEDNTVTIRHRDSMAQERVLADDLSKILGDLVSWKTVLG from the coding sequence ATGAGTAAAAATACCGACGAGCTATTTAAAAATGTCATCTCGCATGCTAAGGAGTATGGCTTTGTTTTTCAATCGAGCGAAATATATGATGGTTTGAGTGCTGTTTATGATTACGGTCAGAACGGTGCCGAGCTAAAAAACAATATCAAAACCTATTGGTGGAAGGCAATGGTGCAAATGCACGAAAATATTGTAGGCATTGATTCGGCAATATTTATGCATCCCAAAATATGGAAAGCCAGCGGCCACGTTGACGGCTTTAACGACCCGATGATTGATAATAAGGATTCGAAAAAGCGTTACCGTGCCGACCAGTTAATTGAAGAAAAAATTGCCAAATACGATGGCGAAAATAAAACAGATTTAGCCGAAAAGCTACAGCATGATATGGACGAAGCCTTAAAGGCCGACGACCTGCCACGCCTGCGCGAAATTATTATTGAACACGATATTAAATGCCCCATAAGCGGCACCATGAACTGGACCGAAGTGCGCCAGTTTAACCTGATGTTTAGCACCCAGTTTGGCGCTATGGCCGAAGGCAGCGAAGAGGTTTACCTGCGCCCCGAAACTGCACAGGGTATATTTGTTAACTTTTTAAATGTTCAAAAATCGGGCAGGATGAAAATTCCGTTTGGGATAGCCCAAATTGGTAAGGCTTTCCGTAACGAGGTGATAGCCCGCCAGTTTATTATCCGTATGCGCGAGTTTGAGCAAATGGAAATGCAGTTTTTTATACGCCCCGGCACTCAACAGGAATGGTATGAGTATTGGAAAATTGCCCGCTTAAAATGGCACGTGGCCTTGGGCACCGACCCGGCTAAATACCAATATCACGACCATGCCAAGCTGGCCCACTATGCTACAGCCGCGGTTGATATTGAATACGAATTTCCGTTTGGATTTAAAGAGGTTGAAGGTATACACAGCCGTGGAAATTTTGACTTGAGCCAGCACCAGGAATTTTCGGGAAAGAAAATGCAATATTTTGACCCTGAGGTAGACCCGGAAACCGGCAAGCCTTATGGTAATTATATCCCGTATGTAATAGAAACTTCTATTGGTTTGGACAGGATGTTTTTACTAACCATGATGAACGCCTACGAGGAAGAGGACCTAAGCACCGAAGAGCGCCAGGACAGCCGCACCGTGTTACGCCTTCCGCCTGTATTGGCTCCTGTTAAGGCCGCTATATTCCCGTTAACCAAAAAAGACGGTTTGCCCGAAAAGGCCCGCGAAATAATGGATAAACTGAAACTGGAATATAACGTACAATACGAAGAAAAAGATGCCATTGGCAAGCGCTACCGCCGCCAGGATGCCATAGGTACACCAATTTGTATCACGGTAGATCATCAAAGTTTAGAAGATAATACCGTTACCATTCGCCACCGCGATAGCATGGCGCAGGAACGCGTTTTAGCCGACGACCTGAGTAAAATATTAGGAGATTTAGTTAGCTGGAAAACCGTTTTAGGATAA
- a CDS encoding ATP-binding cassette domain-containing protein: protein MIMVQNLTKLYATQKAIDNISFNAGPGVLGFLGPNGAGKSTTMKILTCFIPQTSGKASVCGFDASTQALQVRQNIGYLPETNPQYLDMYVKESLGFIAGIHKLHNTNQRIAEVIELTGLGPEQHKKIGQLSKGYRQRVGLAQAIIHNPQVLILDEPTSGLDPNQLVGIRQLIRELGKTKTIILSTHIMQEVEAVCDNVIIINKGQIVANSSLTNLREKHGNNSLENIFIELTNLVPASA, encoded by the coding sequence ATGATAATGGTACAAAACCTTACCAAACTTTACGCAACCCAAAAAGCTATTGATAACATAAGCTTTAACGCCGGGCCCGGTGTATTAGGCTTTTTGGGCCCAAACGGTGCAGGTAAATCAACCACCATGAAGATATTAACCTGCTTTATCCCGCAAACATCGGGTAAGGCTTCGGTATGTGGGTTTGATGCGAGTACACAGGCTTTGCAGGTAAGGCAAAATATAGGCTACCTGCCCGAAACCAATCCGCAATATTTAGACATGTACGTAAAAGAATCCTTAGGTTTTATTGCGGGCATCCACAAGCTACATAACACCAACCAACGCATAGCCGAAGTAATTGAGCTAACCGGCTTAGGGCCCGAGCAGCATAAAAAAATAGGGCAGCTATCAAAGGGTTATCGCCAGCGCGTGGGTTTGGCGCAGGCTATCATTCACAATCCGCAGGTGCTGATACTCGACGAACCCACTTCGGGCCTCGACCCTAATCAACTGGTTGGCATTCGCCAGCTTATCCGCGAGTTAGGTAAAACCAAAACCATTATACTTTCTACCCATATTATGCAGGAGGTTGAAGCTGTTTGCGATAATGTAATCATCATTAACAAGGGCCAAATTGTAGCTAACAGCAGCCTTACTAATCTTCGCGAAAAGCACGGCAACAATTCACTCGAAAATATTTTTATTGAACTTACCAACCTTGTTCCGGCAAGCGCTTAA
- a CDS encoding DUF3575 domain-containing protein, whose protein sequence is MKKFLFVCIALFVFKSANAQYRGQTDNKNIFLSLGAEIGIPSNTPYNLTYGAAAQAEIKLMPQLGLTFSGQYTAYNYKSSLLANSDAEKHPSFIPLKAGLKYYTSPNFYFGGELGSTVQSNNGTGNMFVYALGFGFDVPLDKHSDIEIGFAYQNYSASQYQTTGMRVAYRVGW, encoded by the coding sequence ATGAAAAAATTTTTATTCGTCTGCATAGCCCTGTTTGTTTTCAAATCCGCTAACGCGCAATATCGCGGCCAAACCGACAACAAAAATATTTTTTTAAGCCTCGGGGCAGAGATAGGCATACCCTCTAACACGCCATACAATTTAACCTACGGTGCAGCCGCACAGGCAGAAATAAAATTAATGCCGCAGTTAGGCTTAACCTTTAGCGGCCAATACACGGCGTATAACTATAAAAGTTCGTTGTTGGCTAATTCGGATGCGGAGAAGCATCCGTCGTTTATACCTTTAAAGGCCGGTTTAAAGTATTATACTTCGCCAAATTTTTATTTCGGCGGCGAATTAGGTTCTACCGTTCAAAGCAATAACGGCACGGGCAATATGTTTGTATACGCTTTAGGTTTTGGGTTTGATGTACCCTTAGACAAACATAGCGACATTGAAATTGGATTTGCCTACCAAAACTACTCCGCAAGCCAGTACCAAACCACGGGGATGAGAGTAGCCTACCGCGTTGGCTGGTAA
- the gldF gene encoding gliding motility-associated ABC transporter permease subunit GldF produces MLTILKKEITTYLSSMVAYVTIGVFLLVLGLFLWVFPESSILEYGYAGLDSLFSTAPYLFMFLIPAITMRSLAEERKEGTLEILATRPLTDWQIVWGKYLACLLLVLFALLPTLVYYYSVYNLGTPQGNIDTGAVIGSYIGLFLLGAAFVAIGLFASSVTGNQIIAFTIAVFLCFIAFSGLDSLSTLLSLQNLGLQNFGINQHYQSISRGVLDTRDLVYFLSFIALFLIITKTITGGRKW; encoded by the coding sequence GTGCTAACTATCCTCAAAAAAGAGATCACCACTTATTTAAGCTCAATGGTAGCCTATGTTACCATAGGTGTTTTTTTGCTGGTATTGGGCCTGTTCCTTTGGGTGTTCCCCGAATCGAGCATTTTAGAATACGGATATGCAGGTTTAGATAGCTTATTTAGTACAGCACCTTACCTGTTTATGTTTTTAATACCGGCCATCACCATGCGTTCCCTCGCCGAAGAGCGTAAAGAAGGCACTTTAGAAATATTAGCAACCCGCCCCCTAACCGATTGGCAAATAGTTTGGGGCAAATACCTGGCCTGCCTGCTGCTGGTTTTGTTTGCATTATTACCAACCCTGGTTTATTATTATTCGGTTTATAACCTGGGTACGCCACAGGGCAATATTGATACGGGCGCGGTAATTGGCTCGTACATTGGTTTGTTTTTGTTGGGCGCAGCCTTTGTTGCCATTGGTTTATTTGCATCATCTGTAACGGGCAATCAAATTATTGCCTTTACCATTGCTGTTTTTTTATGCTTTATTGCCTTTAGCGGGTTAGATTCGCTGAGTACTTTGCTATCGCTGCAAAACTTAGGCTTGCAAAATTTCGGTATTAATCAGCATTACCAATCTATTAGTCGCGGTGTGTTAGATACGCGCGATCTGGTTTATTTCCTCAGTTTTATTGCACTCTTCCTCATCATCACCAAAACCATTACAGGAGGCCGAAAATGGTAA
- the gldG gene encoding gliding motility-associated ABC transporter substrate-binding protein GldG → MVSSNKKRDLTQVAICLVVILLINYVSGAFFTRFDFTKEKRYTLSTISKNIMDSLPKVVKVTVYLQSGDLPSGFKRLQSATRDMLTDMQAYSSRKLQFEFIDLLAGMNAEQQQQAIHDLRVKGIEPTNLSVKNDNGLTQKIIFPSAIVSADDKQIPVQLLQTRNGISYDDQLNNSIQNLEYDFASAIKKAVADGKPEIGFTEGHHELTDLQLNDALRSLADGFTVGRVNLKTISFASLLKIKLLVIPKPDKAFTEDEKYKIDQYLMRGGKILWCIDQVSAELDSLRHHEGSQLAFNKTLNLDDQLFRYGIRINYDMVLDMNCAQIPVNTGSIAGQGQMQLVPWLFYPIFVPTSKHPLVKNLDGIRSEFASTLDTLAFKGAKKTVLLSSSPFNKKLTSPHVVSLQMIEEVPKPQDFQSPPKPVAVLLEGTFISNFRFRPVPDSIHEQIPQLQQSKPTKMIVISDGDIFKNQIASDGLPFQLGFDRYTQQSYGNKNLLLNIVDYMTDESGLIELRTKEIQLRLLDKPRVRGEKLKWQLINNILPIALVLIFAIFQHYNRKRKYAH, encoded by the coding sequence ATGGTAAGCAGCAATAAAAAACGTGATTTAACACAGGTAGCCATTTGCCTTGTAGTGATATTGTTGATTAACTATGTTTCGGGCGCGTTTTTTACCCGTTTTGATTTTACTAAGGAGAAACGCTACACCCTAAGCACCATCAGCAAAAATATAATGGATAGCTTGCCCAAAGTGGTTAAGGTAACGGTTTATCTGCAAAGTGGCGATCTGCCATCGGGCTTTAAGCGGCTGCAAAGTGCCACGCGCGATATGCTTACAGATATGCAGGCTTACTCCAGCCGAAAACTGCAATTTGAGTTTATTGATCTCCTTGCCGGGATGAACGCCGAGCAGCAACAACAGGCTATTCACGACTTGCGGGTTAAAGGTATAGAGCCAACCAACCTCAGCGTTAAAAACGATAATGGCCTAACACAGAAAATTATTTTCCCATCGGCCATCGTATCTGCCGATGATAAACAAATACCGGTGCAGCTATTGCAAACCCGCAACGGCATATCGTACGACGATCAGCTCAACAACTCCATCCAAAACCTGGAATACGATTTTGCGTCGGCCATAAAAAAAGCAGTTGCCGATGGCAAGCCCGAAATTGGTTTTACCGAAGGCCACCACGAATTAACCGACCTGCAACTGAACGATGCGCTCAGATCATTAGCCGATGGTTTTACTGTTGGCAGGGTTAACCTCAAAACCATATCATTTGCCAGTTTGCTAAAAATAAAGCTGCTGGTTATCCCAAAACCCGATAAAGCTTTTACCGAAGACGAAAAATATAAAATAGACCAATACTTAATGCGCGGCGGCAAAATACTTTGGTGTATTGACCAGGTTAGTGCCGAGCTGGATAGCCTGCGCCACCACGAGGGCAGCCAACTGGCCTTTAACAAAACGCTAAACCTCGACGATCAATTGTTCCGTTACGGCATCCGCATCAATTACGATATGGTGTTGGATATGAACTGCGCCCAAATACCCGTTAATACCGGCAGCATAGCCGGGCAGGGCCAAATGCAACTTGTACCCTGGTTGTTTTACCCCATATTTGTACCTACATCCAAACATCCGCTGGTTAAAAACCTGGATGGTATCCGCAGCGAATTTGCCAGTACCCTTGATACTCTCGCCTTTAAGGGCGCTAAAAAAACGGTGTTGCTGTCCTCGTCTCCATTCAATAAAAAACTAACGTCGCCGCATGTGGTATCGCTACAAATGATAGAAGAAGTGCCCAAACCGCAGGATTTTCAAAGCCCACCCAAACCTGTTGCTGTTTTATTAGAGGGAACATTTATTTCCAATTTCCGTTTCAGGCCCGTGCCCGATAGCATTCACGAGCAAATACCTCAGCTACAGCAAAGCAAACCCACTAAAATGATTGTGATTAGCGATGGCGACATATTTAAAAACCAAATAGCCAGCGATGGGTTGCCCTTTCAGTTGGGGTTTGATCGGTATACCCAACAATCATACGGTAACAAAAACCTGCTACTCAACATTGTTGATTACATGACCGATGAATCGGGATTGATTGAACTCCGTACCAAAGAAATACAACTCCGCCTGCTCGACAAGCCCCGCGTGCGCGGCGAAAAATTGAAATGGCAGCTTATAAATAACATTTTACCCATTGCATTGGTATTAATATTTGCTATTTTTCAACATTATAACCGCAAGCGAAAGTATGCGCACTAA
- the dnaN gene encoding DNA polymerase III subunit beta, which translates to MRFIVSTSTLLKQLQAVSGALSSSTVLPILENFLFEIKEGNLTISATDLQTSMTTSLTVEAKENGRVAIPSRILLDTLKSLPEQPIAFSVDDKTFAIEINAGDGKYKLSGENGDDFPKIPVVENASSVNLAASVLAEAINKTIFAVSNDELRPAMTGVFCQLTTDSLTFVATDAHKLVRYRRKDAKAASTASFILPKKALNLLKSSLPSEDVNVAVEYNSTSAFFKFGNINLVCRLIDERYPDYEAVIPQVNPNKLLIDRQAFLGSLSRVAIYANKTTHQVRLKISGSELHISSEDIDFANEAHERLSCQYEGDDMEIGFNARFLIEMLKNLSGEEVSLEMSTPNRAGLLLPQGGDKNEDVLMLVMPVMLNSYA; encoded by the coding sequence ATGAGATTTATTGTTTCGACATCAACATTGCTTAAACAATTACAGGCCGTTAGCGGTGCTTTAAGCAGCAGTACTGTATTACCCATATTAGAGAACTTTTTATTTGAAATAAAGGAAGGTAATCTAACCATTTCGGCTACCGATTTACAAACCAGCATGACTACCTCTTTAACCGTTGAGGCTAAAGAGAATGGCCGTGTAGCCATCCCATCGCGCATTTTGCTTGATACTTTAAAATCACTGCCCGAGCAGCCAATTGCATTTTCGGTTGATGATAAAACCTTTGCAATAGAAATTAATGCCGGCGATGGCAAATACAAACTAAGCGGCGAAAACGGCGACGATTTCCCTAAAATACCTGTGGTTGAAAACGCCTCATCGGTAAACCTGGCGGCTTCTGTGTTAGCCGAAGCCATTAACAAAACCATATTTGCTGTGAGTAACGATGAGTTGCGCCCCGCCATGACAGGTGTTTTTTGCCAGTTAACTACCGACTCGTTAACCTTTGTTGCTACCGATGCACATAAACTGGTTAGGTACCGCCGCAAAGATGCCAAGGCTGCAAGCACAGCATCGTTCATTTTACCCAAAAAAGCTTTAAACCTGCTTAAATCCTCACTCCCGTCGGAAGATGTGAATGTGGCTGTTGAATACAATTCAACCAGTGCATTTTTTAAGTTTGGTAACATTAACCTGGTTTGCCGTTTAATTGACGAGCGTTACCCGGATTACGAAGCCGTTATTCCGCAGGTTAACCCTAACAAATTATTGATAGACAGACAAGCATTTTTAGGTTCGTTGAGCCGTGTTGCTATTTATGCCAATAAAACCACCCACCAGGTACGTTTAAAAATTAGCGGCAGCGAGTTACACATCTCGTCGGAAGATATTGATTTTGCTAACGAGGCCCACGAACGCCTAAGCTGCCAATACGAAGGCGACGATATGGAAATAGGCTTTAACGCCCGCTTTTTAATAGAGATGCTAAAAAACCTTAGCGGCGAAGAAGTATCTTTAGAAATGTCGACCCCAAACCGTGCAGGCTTATTACTACCACAAGGCGGCGATAAAAACGAAGATGTATTGATGCTGGTTATGCCGGTAATGCTGAATAGCTACGCGTAA
- a CDS encoding thioredoxin family protein — MKYKLKFLPVLLALTMVSAVVFAQNKGAKPVTQIIFIEDAWKEALKQGAAQNKYIFVDAYATWCGPCKMLKAKTFTDSRVAAFYNKNFINVSIDMEKGMGPQLAREWQMEAYPTLIIFSPKGKPVLGTVGFIQPDELLKFAQQALAKKL, encoded by the coding sequence ATGAAATATAAATTGAAATTTTTGCCGGTGTTGCTGGCTTTAACCATGGTTTCGGCTGTAGTGTTTGCTCAGAATAAAGGTGCTAAGCCGGTTACCCAGATTATATTTATTGAAGATGCCTGGAAAGAAGCCTTAAAACAAGGCGCTGCCCAAAACAAATATATTTTTGTTGATGCTTACGCCACCTGGTGCGGCCCATGTAAGATGCTAAAAGCTAAAACGTTTACCGATAGCCGTGTGGCTGCCTTTTACAACAAAAATTTTATTAATGTTTCTATAGATATGGAAAAGGGTATGGGCCCGCAACTTGCCCGCGAATGGCAAATGGAAGCTTACCCTACATTAATTATTTTTAGCCCTAAAGGCAAACCTGTTTTGGGTACAGTTGGGTTTATACAACCCGATGAGCTTTTAAAGTTTGCGCAGCAGGCGTTGGCTAAAAAGTTGTAA
- a CDS encoding DUF6600 domain-containing protein — MRTINKLITIGLAAFLLLMAKPQKTLAQPGVSVSFQTFYDELSPYGTWVDDPDYGDVWVPDAEEGFQPYATQGHWVMTEYGNTWVSDYEWGWAPFHYGRWRFDDYYGWEWIPGNEWGPAWVSWRTGGRYYAWAPLGPRISVDLSFGNDYSIPDDYWVCAPRAYINSPFIYNYYVPRTRNTFIISRTTIINNVYVNNNRRFIAGPRQDDIERYSHNRVQVYRVNNASRPGTTIVQNNVINVYRPTIVRGNNNFDRPRPATVVDANGYRNQHPNEGIANRGNGATIHHDNASRLAQTARNPEAQNSNVVRVNRPAPNAPTNGGNNAPNGSGGFNRNRGNQPNTNATPPATNNAVTPNTNNNGGNGNNSFNRGNRNRDNQPNQGNQAAPTTVPNNQTPAVNPSPQSVPNAAPVNPDNGRFNRNRNRPTQNQAAPNQTQPTAQPQQQQQQAQPQQQAQPQQDQQAQQQRQQQQDEARQQAIQRNQQMMQQRQQQMQQRQQQQQAQPQQQPQAQPQQQQQRPQQQPQAQPQQQQQRPQQQPQQQPQQRPQQQRTQQQRPQQPQPKPVEQKKEAPPVQ, encoded by the coding sequence ATGAGAACTATAAATAAATTAATAACGATAGGTTTAGCAGCATTTTTACTATTGATGGCTAAACCACAAAAAACACTGGCGCAGCCCGGTGTAAGTGTATCGTTCCAAACATTTTACGATGAATTATCGCCATATGGCACCTGGGTAGACGACCCTGATTATGGAGACGTTTGGGTACCAGATGCCGAAGAGGGTTTTCAACCCTATGCAACACAAGGACACTGGGTAATGACGGAATATGGTAATACCTGGGTATCCGACTATGAGTGGGGCTGGGCTCCGTTTCATTACGGAAGGTGGCGCTTTGACGATTACTATGGATGGGAATGGATACCCGGAAATGAATGGGGACCAGCATGGGTTAGCTGGCGCACCGGCGGCAGGTATTATGCCTGGGCACCGCTTGGCCCCCGCATAAGCGTTGATTTATCGTTTGGCAACGATTACAGCATCCCCGATGATTATTGGGTTTGCGCTCCGCGTGCCTACATTAATAGTCCGTTTATTTATAATTACTATGTTCCGCGTACACGCAATACATTTATTATAAGCCGCACAACCATTATTAATAACGTGTATGTTAACAATAACAGGCGCTTTATTGCCGGCCCCCGCCAAGACGATATTGAACGCTATAGCCACAACCGCGTGCAGGTTTACCGGGTAAATAATGCCAGCAGGCCTGGTACTACTATAGTGCAAAACAATGTTATTAATGTTTACCGCCCAACTATAGTACGCGGTAACAATAATTTTGATAGGCCAAGGCCAGCCACAGTGGTTGATGCCAACGGCTACCGCAACCAGCACCCTAACGAGGGCATTGCAAACCGCGGCAACGGTGCAACTATTCACCACGATAATGCATCGAGGCTTGCACAAACAGCGCGCAACCCCGAGGCGCAAAATAGTAACGTAGTGCGTGTTAACAGGCCTGCACCTAATGCCCCAACAAATGGTGGTAATAATGCGCCTAATGGTAGTGGTGGTTTTAACCGTAACAGGGGTAACCAGCCTAATACAAATGCAACACCCCCAGCAACCAATAATGCTGTTACGCCAAATACCAACAACAATGGTGGTAACGGTAATAATAGCTTTAACAGGGGTAACCGTAACCGCGATAATCAGCCTAATCAGGGTAACCAGGCTGCGCCAACTACTGTACCTAATAACCAAACGCCAGCAGTTAACCCAAGCCCGCAAAGCGTTCCAAATGCGGCACCTGTTAATCCAGATAATGGCCGGTTTAACCGCAATCGTAACAGGCCAACACAAAATCAGGCTGCGCCTAATCAAACACAACCTACGGCACAGCCTCAGCAACAGCAACAGCAAGCGCAGCCACAGCAGCAAGCACAGCCACAACAAGATCAGCAGGCGCAGCAGCAACGCCAGCAACAGCAAGATGAGGCTCGCCAGCAGGCTATACAGCGCAACCAGCAAATGATGCAGCAGCGCCAGCAGCAAATGCAACAAAGGCAGCAACAACAACAGGCCCAGCCGCAACAACAGCCGCAAGCGCAGCCCCAACAACAGCAACAAAGGCCGCAACAACAACCGCAAGCGCAGCCCCAGCAACAACAGCAAAGGCCGCAACAGCAGCCACAACAACAGCCCCAACAACGGCCGCAGCAGCAGCGTACTCAACAACAAAGGCCGCAACAGCCTCAGCCAAAACCTGTTGAGCAAAAGAAAGAAGCACCACCGGTGCAATAA
- a CDS encoding isopenicillin N synthase family dioxygenase — MSKVNIPRLDLDTYVNGTAQQRKQFSDDIGKAFNETGFVTITNHGLSKQLINDLYAQVKELFSLPEPVKLNYEKVELAGQRGYTSKGKETAKGFKVPDLKEFWQIGQTVTDDDPVKDEYPENLQVTELPTFNATTLEVYKKLEAAGSQVLKAISVYLELPEDYFDEKIHNGNSILRCLHYFPILDPDALPPDAVRAGAHEDINLITLLIGASADGLEVLTRDGDWFAIKAEGEDVVVNVGDMLQRLTNGKLKSTTHRVVNPPRELMGNSRYSVPFFLHPRSEMDLTSLPSTIDAEHPKLFSDITAGEYLDERLREIGLKK, encoded by the coding sequence ATGAGCAAAGTAAATATTCCGCGCCTGGACCTTGATACTTATGTAAATGGTACAGCCCAACAACGCAAACAATTTTCGGACGATATTGGTAAGGCCTTCAACGAAACAGGCTTTGTTACCATTACAAACCACGGCCTAAGCAAACAATTAATTAACGACCTATATGCCCAGGTTAAAGAACTTTTTAGCTTACCCGAGCCGGTAAAGCTTAATTACGAAAAAGTTGAGCTTGCCGGTCAGCGTGGTTATACCAGCAAAGGTAAAGAAACTGCCAAAGGTTTTAAAGTGCCAGATTTAAAAGAATTTTGGCAAATTGGCCAAACCGTTACCGACGATGATCCCGTTAAGGATGAATATCCCGAAAACCTACAGGTTACCGAGTTACCTACCTTTAATGCAACCACGCTCGAAGTTTATAAAAAACTGGAGGCAGCCGGTAGCCAGGTATTAAAAGCAATATCGGTGTATCTGGAGTTACCCGAAGATTATTTTGACGAAAAGATACACAACGGCAACTCCATATTAAGGTGCCTGCACTACTTCCCAATACTTGATCCTGATGCTTTACCGCCCGATGCTGTACGCGCAGGTGCACATGAGGATATTAACCTGATTACTTTGCTAATTGGTGCAAGTGCCGATGGCCTTGAAGTATTAACACGCGATGGCGATTGGTTTGCCATTAAGGCCGAAGGCGAAGATGTGGTTGTTAACGTTGGCGATATGCTGCAACGCTTAACCAACGGCAAGCTAAAATCAACCACGCACCGCGTTGTTAACCCTCCGCGCGAGTTGATGGGTAACTCACGTTATTCTGTTCCGTTCTTTTTGCACCCACGATCAGAAATGGACTTAACATCGCTGCCGTCGACCATTGATGCCGAGCACCCTAAGTTATTTAGCGACATTACTGCTGGCGAGTACCTGGATGAACGCTTGCGGGAAATAGGATTGAAGAAATAG
- a CDS encoding phosphoribosylpyrophosphate synthetase, translating into MNADQYNYATVTQALDDLKARGYVDEFDFKDQYLFCNEKGIQFNPQELKITEVYRFEGASDPEDSSVVYAIESASGLKGVLIDAYGAYADERKTAFINSLSMD; encoded by the coding sequence ATGAATGCAGATCAATACAACTATGCAACAGTTACCCAAGCCCTTGACGATTTAAAGGCCCGCGGGTACGTTGATGAATTTGACTTTAAAGATCAATACCTGTTTTGCAACGAAAAAGGTATACAGTTTAACCCGCAGGAGTTAAAAATAACCGAAGTTTATCGTTTTGAAGGCGCCAGCGACCCCGAAGATAGCTCGGTAGTGTATGCTATTGAAAGCGCGTCCGGTTTAAAAGGCGTATTGATTGATGCCTATGGCGCTTATGCGGATGAACGCAAGACGGCATTTATCAATAGCCTGTCAATGGATTAA